Within Caulobacter segnis, the genomic segment ATAGCCCCCGGACGGGCGCGGACCGAACCGAACGGCTTTTCCGTATCGGTCCCGACGATCCGCGATAGGCGGCTTTCGCGATCACCGCCCTGTCGACCCGCTCCCGGCTTTTGCCCCGGGGAACCCGGTCACGGCCGTTCCCGTAGGAGACGACGCGCGCCGCATCTGACCCGGGAACCGAAACCGGCCCCGCTCAACCTATCCCCGCCGCCGCTTTGGGCCGGATCCAAGCGCCCTCCCCCTGCGACGGGGACAGCGATCAGTATGGGGGCAGGATTCAACGCGGATCATTCAGCGGCGTCTAAAATCGACAAGCGTTTGACTTCGCTGGCTTCGATCTCGCGAATTCCGAGGATACAGGCGCTCCAATCCCCCTTCTCTCGCAAGGGGGGAAGCCCGCGGCGGCCGGCCCTTAACCTTGTTTAGTCAGGTCGGCTTAAGGCTTCCGCCGCAGATTGGCGGCGCTTTCCCGAAGGACGTCGCCGTGCAGGTTTCCGCCACCAACGCCGCTGCCCAATATGTCGCGCCGCGGTCCGCGGCTCCAACCCAGGCTCCGGCCGCCGACCTGACGCAGCTGGCCGTGGCCCAGACCAACGTCAAGATGACGGCGGCGGCTGGCGCGGCCCTGGGCCAGACGTCCGGCGAACTGACTGGCGTGCTGGTCAATATCTCGGCCTGAGCCGAAGGACTCCCAAATCCCCGAACGGGCCGTCACGCGAAGCGCCTGGCGCCGGCCACGCACAGGACGATCACGGCGGTGACGCCGATCATGGCCGGGGCGATGGGCTCGTGCAGCAGCAGCCCGGCCAGGGCCAGGCCGAAGAACGGCTGGAGCAGCTGCAGCTGACCGACCTGGGCGATGCCGCCCAGGGCCAGGCCGCGATACCAGAACACGAACCCCACCAGCATGCTGAACACCGAGACATAGGCCAGGCCCAGCCAGGCCGGCGTCCCCACGCCGCGCCAGCTGGCGGGCAGGGTGGCGAGGGCGACCAGGGCCATGACGGGCAGGGCCAGCACCAGGGCCCAGCAGATCACCTGCCAGCCGCCCAGGCGGCGCGACAGCACCGCGCCCTCGGCATAGCCCAGGCCACAGGCGACGATCGCCGCCACCATCAGCAGATCGCCTGTCAGGGATCCAGCGCCGCCCCGCGAGGCGGCGAAGCCGGCGACCGACAGGCCGCCGACGACCGAGAAGATCCAGAAGGCGGGGCGGGGCCGTTCGCCGCCGCGCAGGACGGCGAAGACCGCCGTGGCCAGGGGCAGCAGACCGACGAAGACGACGGAGTGGGCCGCCGAGACGTGGCGCAGCGCCAGGGCGGTCAGCAGCGGAAAGCCGACCACCACGCCCAGCGCCACGACCGCCAGCGGACGCAGGTCGGACCGGGGCGGCGGCTTCTGCCTCAAGGCCAGCAGCAGGACCGTCCCCAGCAGGGCGGCGATCACGGCGCGGGCCGAGGTCAGGAACACGGGCGGCAAGCCTTCCACGGCGACGCGGGTGGCGGGCAGCGAGCCGCTGAAGATGATCACGCCCACCAGGCCGCTGCCCCAGCCTCGCGCTGAGTCCCGCCCTGATTCCTGCCCTGTCCTGTCCACCCGTCATCCTCCGTCGGCGCGGGTCGAGGCATAGGCGGGCCGACGGGCCGTGGCCCAGGAACGGTCCATACAATCTGGACCGAACTGTATGCTATCAAGCGCCATACAGTTGGAGCGCGCCCATGGCCCAGACGACGAGCCGGACCGGCGAGGTGATGGAGGCGATCCGGGCGCGCATCGCCAGCCGGTCGCTGTCACGCGGTGACAGATTGCCCTCCATCCGCGCCCTGGCCGCGACCCTGAAGGTGTCGCCCTCGACCGTCGTCGAGGCCTATGACCGCCTGGCCGCCGAAGGCGTCGTGCTCTCGCGGCCGGGCTCGGGCTTCTACGTCTCGGCCGAGGTCGTCACGCCGGCGGTCAGCGATCTGGGGACGCGCGCCGATCGCGCCATCGATCCGTTGTGGGTGTCGCGTCAGTCGCTGGATGCGGCGGCGGCGGCGCTGAAGCCCGGCTGCGGCTGGCTGCCGCCGGACTGGATGCCCGACGCGATCCTGCGGCGCGCCATGCGCGGCCTGGCTCGCGCCGACGACGCCCTGCTGGCCGACTACGGCCCCTCGCGCGGCCTGCCCGAACTGCGGCGGCTGCTGGCCCGGCGCTTCGCGACCGAGGGGCTGGACATCGGACCCGACCAGGTGCTGCTGACCGCGTCCGGCACCCAGGCGATCGATCTGATCTGCAGAACCCTGCTGCGCCCGGGCGACGCGGTGCTGGTCGACGATCCCTGCTACTTCAATTTCCAGGCCCTGCTGCGGGCCCACAAGGCGCGGATCGTCAGCGCGCCCTACACGCCGAACGGCCCCGACGTGTCGAGCTTCGCCCGGGTCGTGGCCGAGGCGCGGCCGCGCCTCTACATCACCAATTCGGCGATCCACAATCCGACCGGCGCGACGATGTCGGCCCAGACCGCCCACCGGCTGCTCACGGTCGCCTCGGCGCACGGCCTGGTCATCGTCGAGGACGACATCTTCGCGGAGTTCGAGCCGGAGCCGTCGCCGCGCCTGGCGGCCTTCGACGGCCTGGTCAACGTCATCCGCATCGGCAGCTTCTCCAAGACGCTGTCGGCCTCGATTCGCTGCGGCTATATCGCCGCGCGGCCCGACTGGATCGAGGCGATGGTCGACCTGCAGGTAGCCACCCATTTCGGCGGCGCCAGCCCGGTGGCGGCCCGGGTGGTCTTCGACAGCCTGATGGACAGCGGTTATCGCCGGCACGTCGAGGCGCTGCGGCGGCGACTGTCAGGCGCGCGGCGCGAGGCGGCGGCCCGGCTGGCTGACCTCGGCGTGCGGACCTGGGTGACGCCGCGCGGCGGCTTCTACCTGTGGGGACGGCTGCCGGACGGCCGGGATGGGTCCGACCTAGCCCGCCTGGCCCTGGACGAGGATGTGATTTTGGCGCCGGGAAACGTGTTCAGCGCCGCCCAGAGCGCGCCGGACTTCATGCGGTTCAATGTCGGCCAGATGCGCGATCCGCGGGTCTTCACGGTGCTGAAAGGCGCGCTGGCGCGGAGGTGAGGGGCCTACCGCTCCTCGTCGAACCGGTTCTCGACCAGTTCGCACAGGGCCTCGACGGCGGCCTGGGCTTCCGGGCCCTCGGCGGTGATGTCGATGGTCGAGCCGATGCCGGCGGCCAGCATCATCAGGCCCATGATCGAGCGGGCGTCGACCGAAGCGCCGTCGCGGCTGACCGTCACCTCGGCGTCGAAGCCGGACGCCGTCTTCACGAACTTGGCCGAGGCGCGGGCGTGCAGGCCGCGCTCGTTGATGATCTCGACCGTCCTTGACGTCATGCCCGTCACTTTTCCCCGGCGAGCACGTAGGAGGCCACGGAGATGTACTTGCGTCCAGCCTCCTGGGCGTGGGCGACGCAGGCCTGCAGGCTCTCGCGCTGGCGCACGCTGGCCAGCTTGATCAGCATCGGCAGGTTCAGGCCGGCGATGACCTCGGCCTTGGTCTGCTCCATCACCGAGATGGCCAGGTTGCTAGGCGTGCCGCCGAACATGTCGGTCAGCAGGATGACGCCCTCGCCGTCGACGTCGACGGCGGCGCAAGCCTTCAGAATATCCGAGCGGCGACGTTCCATGTCGTCTTCCGGGCCGATGCAGATCGCCTTCACGGCGGCCTGCGGCCCGACCACATGCTCCATGGCGGAAACGAATTCCTCCGCCAGACGCCCGTGCGTCACGATCACGAGCCCGATCATGCCTTGTATCTCAAACGGGATCCCCAATTCCCTTCGCGACGGGAGAGCGTCGCGCGGGCGGCCTTGATACGCCCGTTAGGATTGGACTCCAAGAGACTGCATCATGCGTCGGATTTTCGAAGGCGCGGCGGGTTCTCGCGGCCACAGGTCGAAGACCGGGACGGCAATGCCCAGGATCGTCTCGGAACGGGGATCGGGCAGGCGCTCGACGGCCTCGGGACGGTCGACGCAGCGGATCAGCACGGCGATCTCGCAGAAGGGCAGGGCGGGCTCGACGATCACGCCCAGTCCGCGCGCTTCGATCAGGCCGGCCAGCGGCTCGGGGGCCTTGCCGTAGAGGCGGCCGCCGGCGGTGAACACGACCACCCGGTCGTCGGCCGCCAGGCGAAAGCCGGCCTCCAGGGCGCGCAGGGCCAGGTCGCTCTTGCCGACACCCGAGGGCCCCTCGATCAGGGCGCCGCGCCACAGGCCGTCCTGGCGCAGGGCGATCAGGCCGGCGTGGCGGATCTCCGGGTTCGCGTTCATTCGTGAACGCTCGGCAGCTCGACCACGAAGCGGGCCCCGGCGATGGCCCCGGCGACGTCCATCCGGTTCTCGGCGCGAATCGTCCCGCCATGCGCCTCGACGATCTGGCGGGCGATCGACAGGCCGAGGCCCGAATTGCCGCCGAAGGCCCGGCCCTTGGGACGCGAGGTATAGAAACGCTCGAAGATGGTCTCGAGATTGTCGGGCGGGATGCCGGGACCGTCGTCCTCGACCGAGATCAGCAGATGGCCGCGGGTGCGGGCCATCTGGATCCGCACCTCGCCATCGGCGGGGCTGAACGAGCGGGCGTTGTCGATCAGGTTGCGGAACACTTGGCCGATCGGCGTCTCGCGGGCCAGGATCGTGGACGGCGGCGAGGGATCGGTGATCCGCAGGCCGACCCGTACGCTGCCGGGGGCGTCGCCGGGCCGCAACTGCGCCTCGTAGAGGCTGGCGATCTCGGTCAGCAGGCGTGAGAGGTCCAGCACCTTGGGATGCTCGCGCGACAGCTCGGCGTCCAGGCGCGAGGCGTTGGAGATGTCGGTGACCAGCCGGTCCAGGCGGTTGACGTCGTTCTGCAGGATGGCCAGCAGCCGGGCGCGGGCGGCGGGGTCGGTGACCAGGTCCAGGGTCTCGATGGCCGAGCGGATCGAGGTCAGCGGGTTCTTGATCTCATGGGCCACGTCGGCGGCGAAGCGCTCGATGGCGTCCATGCGCTCGGACAGCGAGTGGGTCATGTCTTCCAGCGAGCGGGACAGGTCGCCGACCTCGTCACGGCGCTCGGAGAGGTCGGGCAGCGAGATGGCGCGCGCGCCCTGCAGGCGGACATGGTCGGCGGCGCGGGCCAGGCGCAGCACCGGCACGGCGATCAGGCGGTGCAGCAGCACGCTGGAGATGATGATCGCGATCATCGCCACGACGATGAACGGCAGCAGGGCCTTGCGCTCGGCCGAGATGATCTCGTCGACGCCACCGGCCTCTAGAGTCAGCACGCCCAGCACCGCCTGGACCCGCTGGATCGGGATCGAGACCGACACGACCCGCTCGCCGTCCTCGGAGACGCGCATGCCGGTGACGGGGCGGCCGGTTCGCGTGGCCTGGGCGATTTCGCTGGTGAGCGCCTGGCGGGCCGCCTCGGCCTTGGCCTCCTCGCGCGGGCCCAGGCGGTCGCCGTCGTTGTTCTGGCCGGGCTTGCGGGCGGGGGGCAGGACCTTCCAGTCCACGCGGTCGGCGACCACGAAGGAGTCCGCCAGGACCTTGCCCTGGGCGTCGAACAGCCGGGCGCGCTGCGAGTGCTGGATGAACAGCACCTGCAGGATCTGGCTGGCGGCGGCGGCGTCGAGGGTGGGCTCGGTGTCGCCCTGGCTGGTGGCCAGTTCGTTGATCACCTTGGCGATCAGCTGGCCCTGGGTGGTCAGGCTGTCGATGCGGGCGTTGACCAGGCCCGAGCGCAGTTCGTTCAGCACCAAGGCCCCGACGATCACGATCGCCAGGGCCAGGACGTTCAGGGTGATGATCAGCCGGCCCAGCCGCGAGCCGCGCGGCCAGGCGAAGCGCCGCCGGGGCCCGGTCTCGCCCGGGGACCCGACGGCGCCTTGAGAGTCTGGCTCAGGCTTCGCGATAACGGTAGCCAACGCCGTACAGGGTCTCGATGGAGTCGAATTCCGGATCGACCTGACGGAACTTCTTGCGCATGCGCTTGATGTGGCTGTCGATCGTGCGGTCGTCGACATAGACCTGATCGTCGTAGGCGGCGTCCATCAGGTTGTCGCGGCTCTTCACGAAGCCGGGGCGCTGGGCCAGGGCCTGCAGCAGCAGGAACTCGGTGACGGTCAGGCGCACGGGGCGACCGTCCCACAGGCTGTCGTGGCGGGCCGGGTCGAGGGTCAGCTTGCCGCGCTTCATGACCTTGGAGCCGGCGGCCCCGGCCGACGCCGAGCCGGCGAGCTCTTCTTCCTCGGGGCGGGCGCGACGCAGCACGGCCTTCACCCGCTCGAGCAGCAGGCGCTGGCTGAACGGCTTGTGCATGTAGTCGTCGGCGCCGAGGTTGAAGCCGAGGATCTCGTCGATCTCGTCGTCCTTGGACGTCAGCATGATCACCGGGATCTCGGTCGTCTGGCGCAGGCGGCGCAGCACTTCCATGCCGTCCATGCGCGGCATCTTCA encodes:
- a CDS encoding DMT family transporter; this translates as MGVIIFSGSLPATRVAVEGLPPVFLTSARAVIAALLGTVLLLALRQKPPPRSDLRPLAVVALGVVVGFPLLTALALRHVSAAHSVVFVGLLPLATAVFAVLRGGERPRPAFWIFSVVGGLSVAGFAASRGGAGSLTGDLLMVAAIVACGLGYAEGAVLSRRLGGWQVICWALVLALPVMALVALATLPASWRGVGTPAWLGLAYVSVFSMLVGFVFWYRGLALGGIAQVGQLQLLQPFFGLALAGLLLHEPIAPAMIGVTAVIVLCVAGARRFA
- a CDS encoding aminotransferase-like domain-containing protein produces the protein MAQTTSRTGEVMEAIRARIASRSLSRGDRLPSIRALAATLKVSPSTVVEAYDRLAAEGVVLSRPGSGFYVSAEVVTPAVSDLGTRADRAIDPLWVSRQSLDAAAAALKPGCGWLPPDWMPDAILRRAMRGLARADDALLADYGPSRGLPELRRLLARRFATEGLDIGPDQVLLTASGTQAIDLICRTLLRPGDAVLVDDPCYFNFQALLRAHKARIVSAPYTPNGPDVSSFARVVAEARPRLYITNSAIHNPTGATMSAQTAHRLLTVASAHGLVIVEDDIFAEFEPEPSPRLAAFDGLVNVIRIGSFSKTLSASIRCGYIAARPDWIEAMVDLQVATHFGGASPVAARVVFDSLMDSGYRRHVEALRRRLSGARREAAARLADLGVRTWVTPRGGFYLWGRLPDGRDGSDLARLALDEDVILAPGNVFSAAQSAPDFMRFNVGQMRDPRVFTVLKGALARR
- a CDS encoding HPr family phosphocarrier protein gives rise to the protein MTGMTSRTVEIINERGLHARASAKFVKTASGFDAEVTVSRDGASVDARSIMGLMMLAAGIGSTIDITAEGPEAQAAVEALCELVENRFDEER
- a CDS encoding PTS sugar transporter subunit IIA, whose product is MIGLVIVTHGRLAEEFVSAMEHVVGPQAAVKAICIGPEDDMERRRSDILKACAAVDVDGEGVILLTDMFGGTPSNLAISVMEQTKAEVIAGLNLPMLIKLASVRQRESLQACVAHAQEAGRKYISVASYVLAGEK
- a CDS encoding HPr kinase/phosphorylase, with amino-acid sequence MNANPEIRHAGLIALRQDGLWRGALIEGPSGVGKSDLALRALEAGFRLAADDRVVVFTAGGRLYGKAPEPLAGLIEARGLGVIVEPALPFCEIAVLIRCVDRPEAVERLPDPRSETILGIAVPVFDLWPREPAAPSKIRRMMQSLGVQS
- a CDS encoding ATP-binding protein, whose product is MATVIAKPEPDSQGAVGSPGETGPRRRFAWPRGSRLGRLIITLNVLALAIVIVGALVLNELRSGLVNARIDSLTTQGQLIAKVINELATSQGDTEPTLDAAAASQILQVLFIQHSQRARLFDAQGKVLADSFVVADRVDWKVLPPARKPGQNNDGDRLGPREEAKAEAARQALTSEIAQATRTGRPVTGMRVSEDGERVVSVSIPIQRVQAVLGVLTLEAGGVDEIISAERKALLPFIVVAMIAIIISSVLLHRLIAVPVLRLARAADHVRLQGARAISLPDLSERRDEVGDLSRSLEDMTHSLSERMDAIERFAADVAHEIKNPLTSIRSAIETLDLVTDPAARARLLAILQNDVNRLDRLVTDISNASRLDAELSREHPKVLDLSRLLTEIASLYEAQLRPGDAPGSVRVGLRITDPSPPSTILARETPIGQVFRNLIDNARSFSPADGEVRIQMARTRGHLLISVEDDGPGIPPDNLETIFERFYTSRPKGRAFGGNSGLGLSIARQIVEAHGGTIRAENRMDVAGAIAGARFVVELPSVHE
- a CDS encoding response regulator transcription factor, giving the protein MAAITLIDDDENIVASVSLALESHGHAVKAYYDGVAGLEAVEASPPDLVILDVKMPRMDGMEVLRRLRQTTEIPVIMLTSKDDEIDEILGFNLGADDYMHKPFSQRLLLERVKAVLRRARPEEEELAGSASAGAAGSKVMKRGKLTLDPARHDSLWDGRPVRLTVTEFLLLQALAQRPGFVKSRDNLMDAAYDDQVYVDDRTIDSHIKRMRKKFRQVDPEFDSIETLYGVGYRYREA